From Myxococcaceae bacterium JPH2, the proteins below share one genomic window:
- the smc gene encoding chromosome segregation protein SMC → MRIKRLDITGFKSFMERSVFTFDDGVTGVVGPNGCGKSNVVDAIRWVMGEQSAKNLRGRGMEDVIFNGSESKQPLNMAEVSLTFLVDDTDTLSPQYQGFSEITVTRRLFRNGDSEYLINKTLCRLLDITELFLGTGVGTKAYSIIEQGRVGLIVSSKPEDRRHLLEEAAGVTKYKARRKAAERKLEATEANLLRVADITNELEKRLEVLSRQSKKAEKYKKLKARMRDIDLHAASHRYLELVGEKKVLQSRLENLGSEERESLDRVKELEEAITRRRAELEAEGAALQQLASEVHSLESAVQRDAQDLAYGRRDLEETGARVAQSQAELDGLLARQAEMADTMAAREAELSGIAGAWKEDEVAMQVAQEEQRRVTHLQTEVALRLEQERAGLVAVAARLANHESNLVNLARQRGDLESRRAKLQGELDALRAQEQSLDQVRTDAAKRVEDTRHLAHELAERKGQEEEALNRTRADFAENEIQVIALREELSDKRSRLGSLQDIQKNYDGFDRGVRAVMVRAAEAAREQGIFGLVADVLNVAPRYERAIEAALGERLQHVIVESRDKGVELVEYLKGHSEGRGSFLPVPMSETLPPPVTPDFSRAGVLAHALSEVTCEEALQPVVRLLLGDVVIVQDVAVARAYAESSGLACTLVTLEGEVFRADGTIIGGEREGAAVGALQKKREIAELAAEVARVEERYNEILTRHYSLQKQMGHTEGVLKGLGKEQHAEEVNLASQEKDLHKASEDLARVRERLRSLETEASQFAQSHTALVNEEETSRGEVAHGQADREAREERVRQLAGEMESLRQRADAASAELTGLRIKVAAGSERGEAARKELESLITQRKDMESRTGRLQSVVAEGRAKAAELARRTEELEAAREKRAGEHRVSAELMEARRAAHVTASAEVRDQDTQFRELRGRVEELMQGLSTISLREREIALELEHLGAGIRERHQVELATELHRYHLLAPLSPEVEGELKDLRAQVEKMGEINLTAIDEHAELTKRFDFLSAQRRDLTDSISQLKEAIVRIDATSRERFKQTFDVVNDKFQAIFPRLFGGGRASLVLTQDGPNGEPGVEIVAQPPGKKLQSVNLLSGGEKALTAVALIFGIFLIKPTPFCLLDEVDAPLDEGNVGRYNDMVKEMSRQSQFILITHNKRTMEIADTLYGVTMEEPGISKLVSVKMREASAHNDDKVSAA, encoded by the coding sequence TCATCTTCAACGGCTCCGAGTCCAAGCAGCCGCTCAACATGGCCGAGGTGTCGCTCACCTTCCTCGTGGACGACACGGACACGCTGTCGCCGCAGTACCAGGGGTTCTCGGAGATCACCGTCACGCGGCGCCTGTTCCGCAACGGTGACTCGGAGTACCTCATCAACAAGACGCTGTGCCGCCTGCTGGACATCACCGAGCTGTTCCTCGGCACGGGCGTGGGCACCAAGGCCTACTCCATCATCGAGCAGGGCCGCGTGGGCCTCATCGTCTCCAGCAAGCCGGAGGATCGCCGGCACCTCTTGGAGGAGGCCGCGGGCGTCACCAAGTACAAGGCCCGCCGCAAGGCCGCCGAGCGCAAGCTGGAGGCCACCGAGGCCAACCTCCTGCGCGTGGCGGACATCACCAACGAGTTGGAGAAGCGGCTCGAGGTGCTGTCGCGCCAGTCCAAGAAGGCGGAGAAGTACAAGAAGCTCAAGGCGCGCATGCGGGACATCGACCTGCACGCGGCCAGCCACCGCTACCTGGAGCTGGTGGGCGAGAAGAAGGTCCTCCAGTCGCGGCTGGAGAACCTGGGCTCCGAGGAGCGCGAGAGCCTGGACCGCGTGAAGGAGCTGGAGGAGGCGATTACGCGCCGCCGCGCGGAGCTGGAGGCCGAGGGCGCGGCGCTGCAGCAGCTCGCCAGCGAGGTGCATTCGCTGGAGAGCGCCGTGCAGCGCGATGCCCAGGACCTGGCCTACGGTCGCCGCGACCTGGAGGAGACGGGCGCGCGCGTGGCCCAGTCCCAGGCGGAGCTGGACGGGCTCCTCGCCCGTCAGGCCGAGATGGCGGACACCATGGCGGCCCGCGAGGCGGAGCTGTCGGGCATCGCCGGGGCGTGGAAGGAGGACGAGGTCGCGATGCAGGTGGCGCAGGAGGAGCAGCGCCGCGTCACGCACCTCCAGACGGAAGTGGCCCTGCGGTTGGAGCAGGAGCGCGCGGGCCTCGTCGCCGTGGCGGCGCGGCTGGCCAACCACGAGAGCAACCTGGTCAACCTGGCCCGGCAGCGTGGCGACCTGGAGTCGCGGCGCGCCAAGCTCCAGGGCGAGCTGGACGCCCTGCGCGCCCAGGAGCAGTCGTTGGATCAGGTGCGCACCGACGCGGCCAAGCGCGTGGAGGACACGCGGCACCTCGCGCACGAGCTGGCGGAGCGCAAGGGGCAGGAGGAGGAGGCGCTCAACCGGACGCGCGCGGACTTCGCGGAGAACGAAATCCAGGTCATCGCGCTGCGCGAGGAGCTGAGTGACAAGCGCAGCCGCCTGGGGTCGCTGCAGGACATCCAGAAGAACTACGACGGCTTCGACCGCGGCGTGCGCGCCGTCATGGTGCGCGCGGCGGAGGCGGCTCGCGAGCAGGGCATCTTCGGCCTGGTGGCGGACGTGCTGAACGTGGCGCCCCGGTATGAGCGCGCCATCGAGGCGGCCCTGGGCGAGCGGCTCCAGCACGTCATCGTCGAGAGCCGCGACAAGGGCGTGGAGTTGGTGGAGTACCTCAAGGGGCACTCGGAGGGCCGCGGCAGCTTCCTGCCGGTGCCCATGAGCGAGACCCTGCCTCCGCCGGTGACGCCGGACTTCAGCCGCGCGGGCGTGCTCGCGCACGCGCTGAGCGAGGTGACGTGCGAGGAGGCGCTCCAGCCGGTGGTGCGGCTGCTGCTGGGCGACGTGGTCATCGTGCAGGACGTGGCGGTGGCGCGCGCCTACGCGGAGTCCAGCGGCCTGGCCTGCACGCTGGTGACGCTGGAGGGCGAGGTCTTCCGCGCCGACGGCACCATCATCGGCGGTGAGCGAGAGGGCGCGGCGGTGGGCGCGCTCCAGAAGAAGCGGGAGATCGCCGAGCTGGCCGCCGAAGTGGCCCGCGTGGAGGAGCGCTACAACGAGATCCTCACGCGGCACTACTCGCTCCAGAAGCAGATGGGGCACACCGAGGGCGTCCTCAAGGGCCTGGGCAAGGAGCAGCACGCCGAGGAGGTCAACCTCGCCAGCCAGGAGAAGGACCTGCACAAGGCCAGCGAGGACCTGGCCCGGGTGCGCGAGCGCCTCCGCTCGCTGGAGACCGAGGCGTCCCAGTTCGCGCAGAGCCACACAGCGCTGGTGAACGAAGAGGAGACCAGCCGCGGCGAGGTGGCCCATGGCCAGGCGGACCGCGAGGCCCGCGAGGAGCGGGTGCGCCAGCTCGCCGGGGAGATGGAGAGCCTGCGCCAGCGCGCGGACGCGGCCTCGGCGGAGCTGACCGGGCTGCGCATCAAGGTCGCCGCTGGCAGTGAGCGCGGCGAGGCGGCCCGCAAGGAGCTGGAGAGCCTCATCACCCAGCGCAAGGACATGGAGTCGCGCACGGGCCGGCTGCAGTCCGTGGTGGCCGAGGGCCGCGCGAAGGCGGCCGAGCTGGCGCGCCGCACCGAGGAGCTGGAGGCCGCGCGGGAGAAGCGCGCGGGCGAGCACCGGGTCTCCGCGGAGCTGATGGAGGCGCGCCGCGCCGCGCATGTCACCGCCTCCGCCGAGGTGCGCGATCAGGACACGCAGTTCCGTGAGCTGCGCGGCCGGGTGGAGGAGCTGATGCAGGGGCTCTCCACCATCAGCCTGCGCGAGCGCGAGATTGCCCTGGAGCTGGAGCACCTGGGCGCGGGCATCCGCGAGCGGCACCAGGTGGAGCTGGCCACGGAGCTGCACCGCTACCACCTGCTGGCGCCCCTGTCGCCCGAGGTGGAGGGCGAGCTGAAGGACCTGCGCGCCCAGGTGGAGAAGATGGGGGAGATCAACCTCACGGCCATCGACGAGCACGCGGAGCTGACCAAGCGCTTCGACTTCCTCTCGGCACAGCGTCGCGACCTGACGGACTCCATCAGCCAGCTGAAGGAGGCCATCGTCCGCATCGACGCCACCAGCCGCGAGCGCTTCAAGCAGACGTTCGACGTGGTGAACGACAAGTTCCAGGCCATCTTCCCGCGCCTGTTCGGCGGTGGCCGGGCCAGCCTGGTGCTGACGCAGGACGGGCCCAATGGCGAGCCGGGCGTGGAGATTGTCGCGCAGCCGCCGGGCAAGAAGCTCCAGAGCGTCAACCTGCTCTCCGGTGGCGAGAAGGCGCTCACGGCCGTGGCGCTCATCTTCGGCATCTTCCTCATCAAGCCCACGCCCTTCTGCCTCCTGGACGAGGTCGACGCGCCGCTGGATGAGGGCAACGTGGGCCGCTACAACGACATGGTGAAGGAGATGAGCCGCCAGTCGCAGTTCATCCTCATCACCCACAACAAGCGCACCATGGAGATCGCCGACACGCTGTACGGCGTCACCATGGAGGAGCCCGGCATCTCCAAGCTGGTCAGCGTGAAGATGCGCGAGGCCTCCGCGCACAACGACGACAAGGTCTCCGCGGCGTAG
- a CDS encoding sigma 54-interacting transcriptional regulator: protein MIESRPEVTETVQTEQEGRATRIPIHEWTVEVVSGPDKGKKVVTRDALVRVGSDPASDLVLGDTTVSRRHLEIERTTHGLMLRDTGSRNGTFLDGRQVVQAYLSSGDKVELGKTKLAVRLAPRPTEVEVAGAESFGQLVGSSEKMRWVFTELRRIAREDMNLLLEGETGTGKELAARAVHQHSVRRHGAFKVVDCNLISEEKAERELFGGLRANEGEDKAARGVFEAARGGTLFLDEVGELPLSVQGKLLRVLDTREVPSLDGQPVAVDVRVIASTHRNLEEDVRQGRFRADLYFRLAVARVRLPPLRTRRDDIPALAQALSRGLKSTVELTPQTLALFDGYDWPGNVRELRNVLERGALMQETGNSSWLDFLAQSSVRPEGAAPQTSVSALVSGMPYHEAKDRVLADFERLYFAEVMRSVGFDMKAAEQRTGLSMQSLYRLLKKNGLRLKDLKNAEGLEK from the coding sequence ATGATCGAATCCAGGCCCGAGGTCACCGAGACCGTCCAGACCGAGCAGGAAGGACGCGCCACACGCATCCCCATCCACGAGTGGACCGTGGAAGTGGTGTCCGGCCCGGACAAGGGCAAGAAGGTCGTCACCCGGGATGCGCTCGTGCGCGTTGGCTCGGACCCCGCCAGCGACCTGGTGCTGGGTGACACCACGGTGAGCCGCCGCCACCTGGAAATCGAGCGCACCACGCACGGGCTGATGCTGCGCGACACCGGCAGCCGCAACGGCACGTTCCTGGATGGCCGGCAGGTCGTCCAGGCCTACCTGTCCAGCGGCGACAAGGTGGAGCTGGGCAAGACGAAGCTCGCCGTGCGCCTGGCCCCGCGCCCCACCGAGGTGGAGGTGGCGGGCGCCGAGTCCTTCGGGCAGCTCGTGGGCAGCTCGGAGAAGATGCGCTGGGTCTTCACGGAGCTGCGCCGCATCGCCCGCGAGGACATGAACCTGCTCTTGGAGGGCGAGACGGGCACGGGCAAGGAGCTGGCCGCCCGCGCCGTGCACCAGCACTCGGTGCGCCGCCACGGCGCCTTCAAGGTCGTCGACTGCAACCTCATCTCCGAGGAGAAGGCCGAGCGCGAGCTGTTCGGCGGCCTGCGCGCCAACGAGGGCGAGGACAAGGCCGCGCGCGGCGTCTTCGAGGCGGCGCGCGGCGGCACCCTCTTCCTGGACGAGGTGGGGGAGCTCCCCCTGTCCGTGCAGGGCAAGCTCTTGCGCGTGCTGGACACGCGTGAGGTGCCCTCGCTCGACGGGCAGCCGGTGGCGGTGGACGTGCGCGTCATCGCCTCCACGCACCGCAACCTGGAGGAGGACGTGCGCCAGGGCCGCTTCCGCGCCGACCTCTACTTCCGCCTGGCGGTGGCCCGCGTGCGCCTGCCGCCCCTGCGCACCCGCCGCGACGACATCCCGGCGCTGGCCCAGGCGCTCTCGCGCGGCCTCAAGAGCACCGTGGAGCTGACGCCGCAGACGCTCGCCCTCTTCGACGGCTACGACTGGCCCGGCAACGTGCGCGAGCTGCGCAACGTGCTGGAGCGCGGGGCCCTCATGCAGGAGACGGGCAACAGCAGCTGGCTGGACTTCCTCGCGCAGTCGTCCGTGCGTCCCGAGGGAGCCGCGCCCCAGACGAGCGTCTCCGCCCTGGTGTCGGGCATGCCGTACCACGAGGCCAAGGACCGCGTGCTGGCCGACTTCGAGCGCCTGTACTTCGCCGAGGTCATGCGCTCGGTGGGCTTCGACATGAAGGCCGCCGAGCAGCGCACCGGCCTGTCCATGCAGAGCCTCTATCGACTGTTGAAGAAGAACGGGCTGCGTCTCAAGGACCTCAAGAACGCCGAGGGCCTGGAGAAGTGA